A single Fusobacterium hominis DNA region contains:
- a CDS encoding WG repeat-containing protein, whose translation MKKMITIIGLLLSLYSFSQEKFTYKELNMTQAPANIKIIQILDGNNIGLYGVIDNNGNFLTSNNNILISIQENHIYLLDIDNNEGLMSIDGNWIGKMGEYKYKDKYSNMFLPLQEEKNKNFFIVYQKEKDHNKFAYLNLKGQLITPYLYDDAESFSDGLAAVKKGQKWGYINEDGQEVIDFIFDEVFPFENGSAVVRIGEDTFYIDAKGNKKVTQTFFYNIKEWIESVKRHISNSFVEKIGAI comes from the coding sequence ATGAAAAAAATGATAACAATAATTGGCTTACTATTATCGCTATATTCTTTTTCACAAGAAAAATTTACATATAAAGAATTAAATATGACTCAAGCACCAGCAAATATTAAAATCATACAAATATTAGATGGAAATAATATTGGACTTTATGGAGTTATTGATAATAATGGTAATTTTTTAACATCTAATAATAATATTTTAATATCTATTCAAGAAAATCATATTTACTTATTAGATATAGATAATAATGAAGGGTTGATGTCTATAGATGGTAACTGGATTGGAAAAATGGGAGAATACAAATATAAGGATAAGTATTCTAATATGTTTTTACCTTTACAGGAAGAAAAAAATAAGAATTTTTTTATAGTTTATCAAAAAGAAAAAGATCATAATAAATTTGCATATTTAAATTTAAAAGGACAGTTAATCACACCATACTTATATGATGATGCAGAAAGTTTTTCTGATGGGCTTGCTGCTGTAAAAAAGGGACAGAAATGGGGATACATAAATGAAGATGGACAGGAAGTTATAGATTTTATTTTTGATGAAGTATTTCCATTTGAAAATGGGAGTGCAGTTGTAAGAATAGGTGAAGATACTTTTTATATAGATGCAAAAGGAAATAAAAAAGTTACGCAAACATTTTTTTATAATATAAAAGAATGGATTGAAAGTGTAAAACGACATATTTCAAATTCATTTGTAGAAAAAATAGGAGCTATATAA
- a CDS encoding mechanosensitive ion channel family protein has protein sequence MKIVEIITDLENKNGEKILKIIINDALVLCIRFVLFLIVLFIGKKIIEFILNRLESVSHEKLDIGAKQFTKSFVKLGLYIILVLVGLLIFGFNEHSIITMISAIGLGVGISLKDFLSNLAGGVIILFTKPFYVGEYIEVNGAFGQVFKIEVFSTHINTLDSKRVIIPNNLMVSTLVTNHDANSFRKIKLDIPVSYESDQLKAVEILEGLCKTFPGLEHDKPNFVNIMEYADSSVNILFLVWTKREGYYRVRSELLAQIIKEFNKANIEIPYNKLDINLKQEADTEN, from the coding sequence GTGAAAATCGTAGAAATTATTACTGACTTAGAAAACAAGAATGGAGAAAAGATTTTAAAAATTATCATTAATGATGCTCTTGTGTTGTGTATCAGATTTGTATTATTTTTAATTGTCTTATTTATTGGGAAAAAAATTATAGAATTTATTCTTAATAGGTTGGAAAGCGTTTCTCATGAAAAATTAGACATAGGAGCAAAGCAGTTTACAAAATCCTTTGTAAAACTAGGATTATATATAATATTAGTTTTAGTAGGACTATTGATCTTTGGATTTAATGAACATTCAATTATCACTATGATCAGTGCTATTGGTCTAGGTGTTGGAATTTCATTAAAAGACTTTCTATCAAACTTAGCTGGAGGAGTTATTATTTTATTTACTAAACCATTTTATGTTGGAGAATATATTGAAGTAAATGGGGCATTTGGACAAGTATTTAAAATAGAGGTATTCTCAACACATATAAATACCTTAGATAGTAAAAGAGTAATTATTCCTAATAATTTAATGGTAAGTACATTAGTTACTAACCATGATGCTAATAGTTTTAGAAAGATAAAACTAGATATACCAGTATCTTATGAATCTGATCAATTAAAAGCTGTGGAAATATTAGAAGGTTTATGTAAAACATTCCCAGGTTTAGAGCATGATAAACCTAACTTTGTTAATATTATGGAGTATGCTGACTCTTCAGTTAATATTCTATTTTTAGTTTGGACAAAAAGAGAAGGTTATTATAGAGTAAGAAGTGAACTGTTAGCTCAAATTATAAAAGAATTTAATAAAGCAAATATAGAAATACCATATAATAAATTGGATATTAATTTAAAACAAGAAGCGGATACTGAAAATTAA
- a CDS encoding YitT family protein — translation MDRKYLNIIKEYAIMTIGCLLYSISLNYFFISNHLAEGGATGICLIIHYIFKFPVSLTYLILNIPLLAIGWKLVGRQFLVKTLYGTICMSAFIALTSSLKGPTNDIMLAGIYGGLVAGIGLGLIFMVDGSTGGTDIVAMVMKKYFDIPIGRTMLIMDTIILSVAALIFGKTIVMYTLIAIMIVSKTVDYFQDGYKKSKGVTIISHKYEEIKNKIMDETGRGTTLIHAEGGYSRKDLPIVYCVASKFELSKIKNIVRDIDPDAFLTVSDVSEVLGEGFNPLKIK, via the coding sequence ATGGATAGGAAGTATTTGAATATAATAAAAGAATACGCTATTATGACTATAGGGTGTCTTTTGTATTCAATATCATTAAATTATTTTTTTATATCTAATCATTTAGCAGAAGGAGGAGCTACTGGAATTTGCTTAATAATTCATTATATTTTTAAGTTTCCTGTAAGCTTGACTTACTTAATTTTAAATATTCCATTATTAGCTATAGGATGGAAACTAGTTGGGCGTCAATTTCTAGTTAAAACTTTATATGGAACAATATGTATGTCTGCATTTATTGCGTTGACTTCAAGTTTAAAAGGACCTACAAATGATATAATGTTAGCTGGAATATATGGAGGATTAGTAGCGGGTATAGGATTAGGATTAATTTTTATGGTAGATGGATCAACTGGTGGAACAGATATAGTTGCAATGGTAATGAAAAAATATTTTGATATTCCTATTGGTAGAACAATGCTTATAATGGATACTATTATTTTAAGTGTTGCAGCACTTATTTTTGGTAAGACAATAGTTATGTATACGCTTATAGCTATAATGATAGTATCTAAAACTGTTGATTATTTTCAAGATGGATATAAAAAGTCAAAGGGTGTAACTATTATATCGCATAAATATGAAGAGATAAAAAATAAGATTATGGATGAGACAGGAAGAGGAACAACTCTTATACATGCTGAAGGTGGATATAGTAGAAAAGATTTACCAATTGTTTATTGTGTAGCAAGTAAATTTGAATTGAGTAAAATAAAAAATATAGTTAGAGATATAGATCCAGATGCATTTTTAACAGTATCAGATGTTTCAGAAGTATTAGGGGAAGGATTTAATCCATTGAAAATAAAATAA
- a CDS encoding shikimate kinase translates to MKDNIALIGFMGSGKTTIGKILAKYLDMKFIDTDKMISAQEKKSIPEIFAEKGEQYFRQLEREIVLHESMNNNIVISTGGGVIIDNENIKNLKETSFVVYLDCTIECIYNRVKNSKSRPLLNVDDMFEKIKELHDKRQLLYEISCDFKVKIDVDSNMYDTAEKIKKAYIES, encoded by the coding sequence ATGAAAGATAATATTGCATTAATTGGATTTATGGGAAGTGGAAAAACAACGATAGGAAAGATATTAGCAAAATATTTAGATATGAAATTTATAGATACAGATAAAATGATTTCAGCTCAAGAAAAGAAGAGTATACCTGAGATATTTGCTGAAAAAGGTGAACAATATTTTAGGCAACTTGAACGTGAAATTGTTTTGCATGAGTCAATGAATAATAATATAGTTATCTCAACTGGTGGCGGAGTTATTATTGATAATGAAAATATTAAAAATCTAAAAGAAACCTCCTTCGTAGTATATTTAGATTGTACAATAGAATGTATTTACAATAGAGTAAAAAATAGTAAATCAAGACCTCTTTTGAATGTAGATGATATGTTTGAAAAAATAAAAGAACTCCATGATAAAAGACAATTGTTATATGAAATTTCATGTGATTTCAAAGTAAAAATAGACGTGGATAGTAATATGTATGATACTGCTGAAAAAATAAAAAAAGCTTACATAGAAAGTTAA
- a CDS encoding SDR family NAD(P)-dependent oxidoreductase yields the protein MFEKNRLSGKVALITGATSGIGKACAEKFAKLGMKLILTGRRENMLVQLKDHLKEKYNSDVYILTLDARDGKKVKATIESLPEEWKSIDILVNNAGLALGLDKLYLNSLEDIDTVIDTNIKGILYTINAVVPLMLKRNITATIINVGSVAGDAAYAGGAVYCATKAAVKVLSDGLRIDLVDTNIKVTDIKPGLVETNFSVVRFKGDTKRAENVYKGIEPLTAEDIADTIVYVANLPDNVHIAEMTVLCKNQADGRTIYKK from the coding sequence ATGTTTGAAAAGAATCGATTAAGTGGGAAAGTTGCTTTAATTACAGGTGCTACAAGTGGAATAGGAAAAGCATGTGCTGAAAAATTTGCGAAATTAGGTATGAAACTTATTTTAACAGGTAGAAGAGAAAATATGTTAGTGCAATTAAAAGATCATCTCAAAGAAAAATATAATTCAGATGTTTATATCTTAACTTTAGATGCAAGAGATGGGAAAAAAGTAAAGGCAACAATAGAATCTCTTCCTGAAGAATGGAAAAGTATAGATATATTAGTTAATAATGCAGGGTTAGCTTTAGGATTAGATAAATTATATTTAAATAGTCTTGAAGATATTGATACAGTTATTGATACTAATATTAAAGGAATATTATATACGATAAATGCAGTTGTACCACTTATGTTAAAAAGAAACATTACTGCTACTATAATAAATGTAGGATCAGTTGCTGGAGATGCTGCTTATGCAGGTGGAGCAGTTTATTGTGCTACTAAAGCTGCTGTAAAAGTTTTATCAGATGGATTACGTATTGATTTAGTAGATACAAATATAAAAGTTACAGATATAAAGCCTGGACTTGTAGAAACAAACTTTAGCGTAGTTAGGTTTAAAGGTGATACTAAAAGAGCTGAAAATGTTTATAAGGGAATAGAACCATTAACAGCAGAAGATATTGCAGATACTATAGTATATGTTGCAAATTTACCTGATAATGTTCATATTGCTGAAATGACAGTTTTATGTAAAAATCAAGCTGATGGAAGAACTATATATAAAAAATAA
- a CDS encoding GTP pyrophosphokinase — protein sequence MLKLLDREQFFKEFSIDDEYFESTGLDWNELEKIYEDYLNLVPQLEKEAEYIVSKLIDLSSAHSVRRRVKKPKHLIEKIIRKGKKYVDRGISVDTYKEIVTDLIGIRVLHLFKDDWKNIHHEIMGLWEIRETPQINIRRGDYNVLQLQESIADMNCEIIVRDHGYRSVHYLIGIPVTKKDEILVEIQVRTVFEEAWSEIDHLMRYPYDVNNPIMTEYLAIFNRIVGSADEMGTFIKKMKSQFTLKPDESGEIRELDTKFK from the coding sequence ATGTTAAAGTTACTAGACAGAGAACAATTCTTTAAAGAGTTTTCTATCGATGATGAATATTTTGAATCTACAGGTTTAGATTGGAATGAACTAGAAAAAATATATGAAGATTACCTTAACTTAGTTCCTCAATTAGAAAAAGAGGCTGAATATATTGTATCAAAATTAATTGATCTTTCTAGTGCTCACTCTGTACGAAGAAGAGTAAAAAAACCTAAACATCTAATTGAAAAAATCATTAGAAAAGGTAAAAAATATGTAGATCGTGGAATTTCTGTTGATACCTACAAGGAGATTGTTACTGACCTTATAGGAATAAGAGTATTACATCTTTTTAAAGATGATTGGAAAAACATACATCATGAAATTATGGGCTTGTGGGAAATAAGAGAAACTCCACAAATTAATATTAGACGTGGTGATTATAATGTTTTACAACTTCAAGAAAGTATAGCAGATATGAATTGTGAAATTATAGTAAGAGATCATGGATATCGTTCTGTTCATTATTTAATTGGTATTCCTGTTACTAAAAAGGATGAAATTCTTGTTGAAATTCAAGTTAGAACAGTTTTTGAGGAAGCTTGGAGTGAAATTGATCATCTGATGAGATATCCATATGATGTAAATAATCCTATCATGACAGAATATCTTGCTATCTTTAATAGAATAGTTGGTAGTGCTGATGAAATGGGAACATTCATTAAAAAGATGAAATCTCAATTTACTTTAAAACCTGATGAATCTGGTGAAATTAGAGAACTAGATACTAAATTTAAATAG
- a CDS encoding SIR2 family protein, whose product MKNFFDKFDKNQKFNLFVGDFLNKISGYPTRNDITEAISAEIKQPAKSYVQDRNSLADIVQAYLDAVIDTKVNLIRQIRENYGHRFNTSVDVYKNILNSGYFQNVFSINFDTVLETNFSNMLAKITPMEGTNPAPDQLKYYKIFGDITSFNNIFISSQDIRKLKLLDFYSDFFKQIRKEFSNYPTLFLGVDLEDSDLIDILDFILDPVEEHEPIYIVTYTSIISSKSAEFIGKYNVKLISSGTNEFIDYFKEKSNKEEDELSEKKFVW is encoded by the coding sequence ATGAAAAATTTTTTTGATAAGTTTGACAAAAATCAGAAATTTAACCTTTTTGTCGGCGACTTTTTAAATAAAATTTCAGGTTATCCTACCAGAAATGATATAACTGAAGCCATCTCAGCTGAAATTAAGCAACCAGCTAAAAGTTACGTTCAAGACAGAAACTCTCTTGCTGATATTGTTCAAGCTTATCTAGATGCAGTTATTGATACTAAAGTTAATTTAATTAGGCAAATCAGAGAAAATTATGGACACAGATTTAATACAAGTGTTGATGTATATAAAAATATTCTAAATTCTGGATACTTCCAAAATGTATTTTCTATAAATTTTGATACTGTTTTAGAAACTAATTTCTCTAATATGTTAGCAAAGATCACACCAATGGAGGGGACAAATCCTGCTCCCGATCAATTAAAATATTACAAAATTTTTGGGGATATTACTTCTTTTAATAATATTTTCATATCTAGTCAAGATATTCGTAAATTAAAATTACTAGATTTCTACAGTGATTTTTTTAAACAAATAAGAAAAGAATTTTCAAACTATCCTACTCTTTTTCTAGGTGTAGATTTAGAGGATTCAGATTTAATTGATATACTTGACTTTATTTTAGACCCAGTAGAAGAGCATGAACCTATATATATAGTTACTTACACTTCTATTATTAGTAGCAAAAGTGCTGAATTTATAGGAAAATATAACGTTAAATTAATCTCTTCTGGAACTAATGAGTTTATAGATTACTTTAAAGAGAAATCTAACAAGGAGGAGGATGAACTTTCTGAAAAAAAGTTCGTATGGTAG
- the cls gene encoding cardiolipin synthase, which yields MDFIISIFTDYIVFINILFLLVIVLLERKRPVYTLFWITLLVLAPYIGFIMYLFFGLSFRQKRVVNEYYKWKFLYDEDIVKDHKFKDVVKWEQTITYLQISSKNKLTNVNCSDIFIDGNDFFDTMKEDLKKAKESILMEYFIFKADGLGNSIADILKEKAKEGIEIMVIVDGAGGYSRKMLKELEECGAKTGVFFPSHFPMFKIANLRANYRDHRKLCLIDSKIGYISGFNIGDEYLGKGRLGYWRDTGLRIFGEVVVELEKEFFFSWSIAKKETKAIKNEYKYCDEVLEELKRRGKTSEHIQVVSSGPNYQFRTIRDNALKMIVQAKKYIYIQTPYFVPDDNVLDALKMAALSGVDIKIMIPDKPDHLFIYWINQYFVGELLDLGVEVYKYHKGFIHSKLIVVDDEIVTTGTANFDCRSFYQNFEINVNIYEKDVATEFRKIFIKDIDSSSKLLRSEYSKRSAYIKLKESICRLLAPIM from the coding sequence ATGGATTTCATTATTTCAATATTTACAGATTATATAGTTTTTATCAATATTTTATTCCTATTAGTTATCGTCCTTTTAGAACGTAAACGTCCAGTTTATACGTTATTTTGGATAACTTTATTGGTATTAGCTCCATATATAGGATTTATAATGTATTTATTCTTCGGATTAAGTTTTAGACAAAAAAGAGTTGTAAATGAATACTATAAATGGAAATTTTTATATGATGAAGATATTGTCAAAGATCATAAGTTTAAAGATGTTGTAAAATGGGAACAAACAATAACTTATTTACAAATATCTAGTAAAAATAAGCTTACTAATGTTAACTGTAGTGATATTTTTATTGATGGAAATGACTTTTTTGACACAATGAAAGAAGATTTAAAAAAAGCAAAAGAATCTATTTTAATGGAATATTTTATTTTTAAAGCTGATGGTCTTGGGAATTCTATTGCTGACATTTTAAAAGAAAAAGCAAAAGAGGGAATAGAAATTATGGTCATAGTTGATGGTGCTGGTGGCTATAGTAGAAAAATGTTAAAAGAATTAGAAGAATGTGGAGCAAAAACAGGGGTATTTTTCCCATCACATTTCCCTATGTTTAAAATTGCCAATTTAAGAGCTAATTATAGAGATCATAGAAAATTATGCTTAATAGATAGTAAAATTGGTTATATTAGTGGTTTTAATATAGGAGATGAATATCTAGGAAAAGGGAGATTAGGATATTGGCGTGACACAGGACTTAGAATATTTGGTGAAGTTGTAGTTGAGCTAGAAAAAGAATTCTTTTTTTCTTGGAGTATAGCTAAAAAAGAAACGAAAGCTATAAAAAATGAGTATAAGTATTGTGATGAAGTTTTAGAAGAATTAAAAAGACGTGGAAAGACAAGTGAACATATTCAAGTAGTAAGTAGTGGACCAAATTATCAATTTAGAACAATAAGGGATAATGCTTTGAAGATGATAGTACAAGCTAAAAAGTATATCTATATTCAAACACCTTATTTTGTACCTGATGACAATGTATTAGATGCTCTTAAAATGGCAGCTTTATCAGGTGTTGATATTAAAATTATGATTCCTGATAAACCTGATCATTTATTTATATATTGGATAAATCAATATTTTGTTGGAGAATTATTAGATTTAGGAGTCGAAGTTTATAAATATCACAAAGGATTTATTCATAGTAAGTTGATAGTAGTAGATGATGAAATAGTTACTACAGGAACAGCAAATTTTGATTGTAGAAGTTTCTATCAAAATTTTGAAATAAATGTTAATATATATGAAAAAGATGTTGCAACTGAATTTAGAAAAATTTTTATTAAAGATATTGATTCAAGCAGCAAATTATTAAGAAGTGAATACAGTAAGAGAAGTGCATATATAAAATTAAAAGAATCAATATGTAGGCTTTTAGCGCCTATAATGTAA
- a CDS encoding PHP domain-containing protein, with protein MEGVKLMVEFQKLSEFFFEFIESDFKYAGDFYYDLHLHTTASDSFIKPEFLKSFTDNKRYLLAVTDHNEIRGAIKVRELGVNNVPGIELGCEDGFEILVYFKTMELLEEFYKKEVEGYKNIKRMAKTHRDIHEYLELLKDYQCHISIPHICGLVQKNFINNKSYIYDVIKKVDSIETHNHALSEERNKIAAEIREKYNKTATFGSDAHILRDMLSYYKYANHELKNGDKILDYLFKLGSISGIGQKHILHMLKKHE; from the coding sequence ATGGAAGGTGTTAAATTAATGGTTGAATTTCAAAAGCTTTCAGAATTCTTTTTTGAATTTATAGAAAGTGATTTTAAATATGCTGGAGATTTTTATTATGATTTACATTTACATACAACAGCTTCAGACAGCTTTATAAAGCCTGAATTTTTAAAAAGTTTTACAGATAATAAAAGATACTTACTAGCTGTTACGGATCATAATGAAATAAGAGGGGCTATTAAAGTAAGAGAATTAGGAGTAAATAATGTTCCTGGAATAGAACTTGGTTGTGAGGATGGATTTGAAATTCTTGTATATTTTAAAACAATGGAGTTATTAGAAGAATTTTACAAAAAAGAAGTTGAAGGATATAAAAATATAAAAAGAATGGCAAAAACACATAGAGATATACATGAATATTTAGAGCTTTTAAAAGATTATCAATGTCATATATCAATACCTCATATTTGTGGACTTGTTCAGAAAAACTTTATTAATAATAAGAGTTATATTTATGATGTAATAAAAAAAGTTGATTCTATAGAAACCCACAATCATGCTTTATCTGAAGAGCGTAATAAAATTGCAGCTGAAATTAGAGAAAAGTATAATAAAACTGCTACATTTGGTAGTGATGCACATATTTTAAGAGATATGTTATCTTATTATAAATATGCTAATCATGAATTAAAAAATGGAGATAAGATTCTTGACTATTTGTTTAAATTAGGTAGTATTAGTGGGATTGGGCAAAAACATATACTTCATATGTTAAAAAAACATGAATAG
- a CDS encoding beta-class carbonic anhydrase, with amino-acid sequence MTNNLKEILDFNKEFVKNKEYEKYNTTKYPDKKIAIVACMDTRLTELLPKALNLRNGDAKFIKNAGGVVVHPFGSAMRSLLICIYQFDISEIFIIGHYDCGVSNINTNSIIEKMVKRGIDKNTLDIISNSGIEVKKWLHGFDCVKDSVLGSVQKVKNHPLVPKDVIVHGLIIDPETGKVDVVVDGFKQNNTEESC; translated from the coding sequence ATGACAAATAATTTAAAAGAGATATTAGATTTTAATAAGGAATTTGTAAAAAATAAAGAGTATGAAAAATACAATACAACAAAGTATCCAGATAAAAAAATCGCAATAGTAGCATGTATGGATACAAGACTTACTGAGCTTTTACCTAAAGCTTTAAATTTGAGAAATGGAGATGCTAAATTTATAAAAAATGCTGGTGGAGTAGTAGTGCACCCATTTGGAAGTGCTATGAGAAGTTTACTTATTTGTATATATCAATTTGATATCAGTGAAATTTTTATAATAGGGCATTATGATTGTGGTGTAAGTAATATAAATACTAATAGTATTATTGAAAAAATGGTAAAAAGAGGAATAGATAAAAATACATTAGATATTATCTCTAATTCTGGTATAGAAGTAAAGAAATGGTTACATGGATTTGATTGTGTTAAAGATTCAGTATTAGGAAGTGTTCAAAAAGTTAAAAATCATCCACTAGTTCCAAAAGATGTTATAGTTCATGGTCTTATAATTGATCCAGAAACGGGAAAAGTAGATGTGGTAGTAGATGGCTTTAAGCAAAACAACACGGAGGAATCATGCTAA
- a CDS encoding DUF368 domain-containing protein, whose amino-acid sequence MLKLILKGIIIGIANIIPGVSGGTLAVILGIYDKLTEAIGNFPVVPMKKKIEYGKFLAQIGIGVVIGIVLFAKIIEFSVLNYPKITAGVFTVLILPSIPFIVKGENKKDGKNIIFFILGAIVASIFIYADYMYGDKSAAGDITTVLSMGYMIKLFLCGGVAAGAMIIPGISGSMLLLMLGEYYNVLGFINKFFTGLIHIGSFNSIGDIVSNLAIIELVVFGLGIIIGLVVIAKIINILLEKYRSSTLFFITGIIVVSILQIWMNACK is encoded by the coding sequence ATGCTAAAATTAATTTTAAAAGGAATTATAATTGGTATTGCTAATATAATACCTGGAGTGTCTGGAGGAACTCTAGCAGTCATTTTAGGCATTTATGATAAATTAACTGAGGCTATAGGAAATTTTCCAGTGGTACCTATGAAGAAAAAAATAGAGTATGGAAAATTTTTAGCTCAAATTGGAATAGGTGTGGTAATTGGAATAGTTCTATTTGCTAAAATAATAGAATTTTCTGTATTAAATTATCCTAAAATTACAGCAGGTGTATTTACAGTTTTAATTTTACCGTCAATACCTTTTATAGTAAAAGGTGAAAATAAAAAAGATGGAAAGAATATTATATTCTTTATTTTAGGAGCAATAGTAGCATCAATATTTATATATGCAGACTATATGTATGGTGATAAGAGTGCAGCAGGTGACATAACTACGGTACTATCTATGGGATACATGATAAAATTATTTCTTTGTGGTGGAGTTGCAGCTGGAGCTATGATTATTCCAGGAATTTCTGGGTCGATGCTATTATTAATGCTAGGGGAATATTACAATGTTTTAGGTTTTATAAACAAGTTTTTTACAGGGCTAATTCATATAGGAAGTTTTAATTCTATAGGAGATATAGTATCTAATTTAGCCATAATTGAACTTGTAGTATTTGGACTAGGAATTATAATTGGATTGGTAGTTATAGCTAAGATAATAAATATACTATTGGAAAAATATAGAAGTTCAACTTTATTTTTTATTACGGGAATAATTGTAGTTTCGATACTTCAGATTTGGATGAATGCTTGTAAATAG
- a CDS encoding septal ring lytic transglycosylase RlpA family protein — protein sequence MKKNLVMICVFLFTSVRLFATASWYGKGFEGKLSASGYVYAANQLTCASNDHPFGTVLKVTNKANMKSVMVVVLDRGSFKEKYGRKIDLSKEAFTKIAKIGEGLINVKIEVMSKNKSFKYKHGKPVFTAKEYDTFLSDIKG from the coding sequence ATGAAAAAGAATTTAGTAATGATATGTGTCTTTCTATTTACATCTGTCAGATTATTTGCTACAGCAAGCTGGTATGGAAAAGGTTTTGAAGGGAAGTTATCAGCAAGTGGATATGTGTATGCTGCAAATCAGTTAACTTGTGCTTCAAATGACCATCCTTTTGGAACGGTTTTAAAAGTAACAAATAAAGCAAATATGAAATCTGTAATGGTAGTTGTTTTAGATAGAGGAAGCTTTAAAGAAAAATATGGTCGTAAAATTGATTTAAGCAAGGAAGCTTTTACAAAGATAGCTAAAATAGGTGAAGGCCTTATAAATGTCAAAATAGAGGTTATGAGTAAAAATAAAAGCTTTAAGTATAAACATGGAAAGCCAGTTTTTACAGCTAAAGAATATGATACCTTCTTATCAGATATAAAAGGATAG
- a CDS encoding methylated-DNA--[protein]-cysteine S-methyltransferase — protein sequence MLFFSHHTPIGIVTIFEDNGYIIKIDLKKYPHDSNYKKTNVISQCCNELDLYFSGQLTNFTVPIKLKGTKFQILVWQDLQNINYGQLKTYKDIAISIGNSKAYRAVGNACNKNPIPIIIPCHRAVGTNNLTGYAYGADIKKILLNIEINKEIP from the coding sequence ATGTTATTTTTTAGTCATCATACACCAATTGGAATAGTTACAATATTTGAAGATAATGGATATATTATTAAAATAGATCTTAAGAAATATCCTCATGACTCAAATTATAAAAAAACTAATGTTATAAGTCAATGTTGCAATGAACTTGATCTATATTTTTCTGGACAGCTTACCAATTTTACAGTTCCAATTAAACTAAAAGGAACTAAATTTCAAATCCTTGTTTGGCAAGACCTACAAAATATAAATTATGGTCAACTTAAAACTTATAAAGATATCGCAATTTCAATAGGAAATAGCAAAGCTTATAGAGCTGTTGGAAATGCTTGTAATAAAAATCCTATTCCAATTATAATTCCATGTCATAGGGCAGTTGGAACTAATAATCTAACTGGCTATGCCTATGGAGCAGACATTAAAAAAATATTGTTAAATATTGAAATAAATAAAGAGATACCGTAA
- a CDS encoding OmpA family protein produces MKKMLLILGITVGLLAGCSSTDSNIKEINIQEEDPSFVLENINSNKKPLEEIIVFNQEGVTIRKEGNNLVLSMPEAILFDFDKAEVKNSVKGSLDILSKALRENNDIKLKIDGHTDYIGTDQYNLGLSVERANAIKSYLTSNGVNKNNISIEGYGKQNPVASNATSTGRAQNRRVEFIISRTDVIF; encoded by the coding sequence ATGAAAAAAATGCTACTTATTTTAGGAATTACTGTAGGACTGCTTGCTGGATGTTCTTCTACTGACAGCAATATTAAAGAAATTAATATTCAAGAAGAAGATCCGTCTTTTGTTCTTGAAAATATAAATTCTAATAAAAAACCACTTGAAGAAATTATTGTTTTTAATCAAGAGGGTGTAACTATTAGAAAAGAAGGTAATAATCTTGTTCTTTCAATGCCAGAGGCAATACTATTTGACTTTGATAAAGCTGAAGTAAAAAACAGTGTAAAAGGAAGCTTAGATATTTTAAGTAAAGCTCTAAGAGAAAATAATGATATAAAATTAAAAATTGATGGGCATACTGACTATATAGGAACTGATCAATATAACTTAGGTCTTTCTGTAGAAAGAGCTAATGCAATAAAATCTTATTTAACATCTAATGGAGTAAATAAAAATAATATATCTATCGAAGGATATGGAAAACAAAATCCTGTTGCATCAAATGCTACTTCTACTGGAAGAGCTCAAAATAGAAGAGTTGAATTTATAATATCAAGAACAGATGTTATTTTTTAG